The Streptomyces sp. A2-16 sequence AGGGCCCAGTACCGCAGCGGCGGCGTGCCCGCCGAACTGCAGTTCGCCCTGGCCAGCGACCCCGGACGGGCCCTGGACAACGCGGGGTTGGCTCTCCGGGCCCAGCAGAACACGCAGAACTTGCTGACCGACCTGAAGACGACGAAGTCGGCCCTGCGCGCCCGCACGGACGAGGCGGCGGCCGAGCTGAAGCGGTTGCAGGCGAGCCGCCGCGCGATGGCCACGCAGCGCAGGACGGTCGAGCGGCACATCGCCGAGGCGAAGCTGCTGGAGTCCTCGCTGGCGGCGAAGGAACGCCGACGCCTCGCCGACCTGGAGAAGAAGCAGTCCGAGCAGGCCCAGGCGAAGTGGGAGAGCACGGGCATCCTCAAGAAGGTCGGCACCGACGCGACGACCGCCGGCCAGAAGGCCATCGCCTTCGCCGCGAAGCAGATCGGCAAGCCCTACGTCTGGGGCGCCGAGGGCCCCGACTCCTTCGACTGCTCCGGCCTCACGAGCCAGGCGTGGCTGGCGGCGGGCGTCACCATCCCCCGCACGTCG is a genomic window containing:
- a CDS encoding C40 family peptidase; the protein is MRRPLRTHGYRAAAAVALACALTAATQQGAQADPQTLTEVQKELESLYHQAEVATDRYNAADGKVKAQKKRVSSLDYQVRTTEAKLTRLNSLAGAAARAQYRSGGVPAELQFALASDPGRALDNAGLALRAQQNTQNLLTDLKTTKSALRARTDEAAAELKRLQASRRAMATQRRTVERHIAEAKLLESSLAAKERRRLADLEKKQSEQAQAKWESTGILKKVGTDATTAGQKAIAFAAKQIGKPYVWGAEGPDSFDCSGLTSQAWLAAGVTIPRTSETQWAQLKHVPVEDMRPGDLIIYFSDASHVAIYVGGGNIISAPRPGRYVYESPAASMQILGVVRPDA